ACCCACATAGGCGAAGCGCAGCTGCACCACGCCACCGATGCGGTCGTCGCTGGCGAAGGCCTGCACGCTGCCCGTGGGCTCCACCAGCGCGAGCCCAACGCCCAGCTGCGCGCCCTCACTGCCCCCGAAGAGCTGGGCGTGCAGGCCCAGCGTCAGGTCGCCGAAGCCACGCGCAGCCGGCTCCGGCAGCCCCAGCACGGAGGCGCCCACCTGGTGCAGCACGAGCGGCAGCGTGATGTACAGCGACAGCCGGTCGACCACCCCGTAGGCCACGGAGACCGACCCGACGAGCCGGTGCTGGAGGACCGAGATCTCCGTGACGGTGGAGCCACGCAGAGCGACCACGAGCGAGTCGTTGGTGTAGTCCCCGCGAAGCTGGACGTGGACCGTGCGGGCACGCAGGGTGGCGGGCCGCTGCAGCAGGACACCGTCATCGGGCCCCGTGGGGGTGGCGTGCGTCTCGATCTGGAAGGGCTGCTGCGCGCTCACCCCCGCGGGCTGCAACAAGCCACCCACCAGCAGGCACACACCCAGCAGGGTGCGGCGCGGCGCCGGATGAGGGGCGCGGGGGCGGGGTGACGACAGCGTAGGCATCAGGGGTAAGTACATACCTCATTCAGGGACAAGGGCGAGCCGCCACCGGGAGCATGGGGGCGGACCACTCCCCCACGCGCAAGTCCGGGAATTGGCTCAGGAGTCAGCACCTGGACGTCGCCCGTTCGTGTTAGCGTGCCGTGTCGTGGCAGAAAAGAGAACAGTCAAATTCGATGACGAAGGGCGCTCGCGGCTCACCGTCCGGACCATCGAGGTGGGCGTCATGGACGGCCCCGACGAGGGTGTCACCTTCGTCACCGAGACCGACGAGCTGACCATCGGGAGCGCCAAGGGCAACGGGCTGGTGCTCACGGACCCCACCGTCTCGCGCTACCACGCCGAGCTGAAGCTGAGCGACGAGGGCATCGTGGTGCGCGACCACGCGTCTACCAACGGCACCTTCGTGGGGCCCGTGCGCATCCACGACGCCGTGCTCCCGCCGGGCACCGTGCTGCGCGTGGGCCGCACCACCCTGCGTGTGGGGGCCGGCAAGAGCGTGGACATCGAGCTGCTGCCCGAGGACCGCCTGGGCCACCTGCTGGGCCGCAGCGAGAGCATGCGGCGGCTCATGCTGCAGGTGCGCAAGGTGGCCCGCACCGAGGCGCCCAGCTTGATCGTGGGCGAGAGCGGCACCGGCAAGGAGCTCATCGCCAGCGCCATCCACGACCTCGGGCCGCGCACCAAGGGCCCGTTCGTCACGGTGGACTGCGGCGCCATGTCGCCCAACCTGGTGGCCAGCGAGCTCTTCGGCCACGAGCGCGGCGCGTTCACCGGGGCAGACCGCCAGCACATCGGGGCGTTCGAGCGCGCCAACGGCGGCACCATCTTCCTGGACGAGATCGGCGAGCTGCCGCCCGAGCTGCAGCCCAACCTGCTGGGGGCCCTCGAGCGCAAGCGCTTCCGGCGTGTGGGCGGCCGCACCGACATCGACGTGGACGTGCGCATCGTGGCGGCCACCAACCGCGACCTGCGGGCCGAGGTGAACGAGGGGCGCTTCCGGCTGGACCTCTACTACCGCCTGGCCGTGGTGACGCTGCGTGTGGCGCCCCTGCCGCGAGCGGCTCGAAGATCTGCCGCTGCTGATCGAGCACTTCCTGGTGGAGTGCGGGCACAACGGGCCGGTGGAAGAGGTGTTCGACGACGCGCTCATGGCCAGCCTGCGGGCGCATCGCTGGCCCGGGAACGTGCGCGAGCTGCGCAACCTGGTGGAGGCCACGCTGGCCATGGGCGAGGCGCACCTGCCCGAGACCTTCGAGCCGCTCGACGGCGAAGAAGAGCTCAGCGCCACGCGCAGCAGCGTGAGGCCCGTTACGGGCTACCTGCTGGACGTGCGGCCGGCGCTCGACCTCGCGTACAAAGAGGCGCGCGCGCTGGTCCTGCAGGACTTCGAGGGGCACTACCTCAAGCACTGGCTCGAGAAGTCGGGCGGGAACGTGGCCAAGGCCGCGCGCGAGGCCAAGATGGATCGCTCGCACCTGTTCCACCTCTTGTGTCGGCATGACCTCCGCTAACCCACGCCTGCCGCGGGTGGGGGAGCTCTTGGGGGAGCGCTACCGCATCGAGCGCGCGCTCGCCCGCGGCGGCATGGGGGTGGTCTACGAGGCGCTCGACGAGGGGCTCGGCCGGCGCGTGGCCGTGAAGGTGCTGCCGCCGTTCGCGCGGGCCGACCAGGCGCACACGCGGTTCCTGCGCGAGTGTCGGCTGACGGCCAGCGTGCACCACCCCAACGTCATCCCCATCTACGACGCCGGGTTCCACGAAGAGCGCGTCCCGTATCTGGTCATGGAGCGCCTCGAGGGCACCACGCTCGGGAAGCAGGTGAAGGCGCACGGGCCGCTGTCGGTCAGCGGGTCGCTGCGGGTCACCGTGGGCGTCTGCGCAGCGCTCGAGGCGGCGCACGCGCGGGAGGTCCTGCACCGTGACGTGAAGCCCGCCAACGTGTTCCTCACCGCGCCGCCCGGCGAGCGCGTGGTGCTCTTCGACTTCGGCCTCAGCCTCGATGCGTCGCGGCGCACGCGCATCACGGACCAGGGCGTGGTGGTGGGCACGCCCGCCTACATGGCCCCGGAGCAGGTGCTCGGGCGCTTCGTGGACGCGCGCGCCGACGTGTTCGGCGCCGGCACCGTGGCCTACCGGGCGCTCACGGGGCAGCGCCATGTGCCCGACGGGCTGCGCGAGATCACGGAGGTCTTCGACGCGATCGTGCACCAGCCCATCATCCCGCCGCGTCAGCACAACCCGCGCGTGCCCGAGCACGTGGAGGCGGTGGTGCTGCGCGCGCTGGCGAAGTCTCCCGAGCAGCGCTTCCAGTCGGCACAGGCGCTGCGCGTGGCGCTCGAAGAGGCCCTGGCAGAGCACGTGGCGCGCCACGGCAGCTCTGCCCAGGGAGGCTGACGGCGGGCGCGGGCCCGTCAGTCGATGCGGCGGAACTCGATGCGCCGGTTGCGCGCGCGGCCCTCGGCCGTGTCGTTGGGGGCGATGGGCTCGCGCGGCCCGTAGCCCCGCACGGTGAGGCGCGCGGCGTCGATGCCGTGCTCCACCAACCAGTCGTGCACGGCCTGCGCGCGCTCTTGGGACAGGCGCATGTTGGTGGCCTCGCGGCCCTGGTCGTCGGTGTGCCCGGCCACCTCCACGCGCACGGTGGGGCTCCCCTCCAGCACGGCGAGCGCCTGCTGCAGGGTGGGCTCGGACTCGTCCAGGATGCGCGCGCTGCCGGTCGCGAAGCGGATGCCTTCGAACTCCATGACGGCGGCGATGGGCGCGGGGCCCCCGGTCGCAGGGACGGGCGTGGGGATGGGCGTGGTGCGCGTGCGGCCGGTGGGGCAGCCCGTGGTGTCCACCGCACGGTCGGTCGGAGTCTCCGGGCAGCGGTCGTAGGGATTGGCCACGCCGTCCTGATCGGTGTCGTCGTCGCGCGGGTCCTGCGAGCTCATGCCGGCCGTGGTGGCTTCGTCCAGGTCGTTCACGCCGCCGCCGTCGGTGTCCACCAGCAACGGGTCGCTCTCACCGGGGTCCAGCTCGCCGTCGTGGTCGGCATCCTCCACGCCGTCGTTCAGGCCGTCGTGGTCGGTGTCGGTGAGCAGCGGGTCGTAGCCCGCGTCCACCTCGACGCCGTCGAGGATGCCGTCGCCGTCCGAGTCGGAGCGGTTGGGGTCCGTGCCGCGGCTGGCTTCTTGGGAGTCCGATAGGCCGTCGCGGTCGGCGTCGGCCGGGCCGCCGTAGACCTGGATGGCCACGGAGCCCGTGATGCCGATGAGGAGGATGGCGTCCGCCCCGGCGGTGTTGCCGGCCATCATGGTGGTGAGGCGAGCGAACACGCCGAGCGACAGCGGCCGCGCGACGGAGAGTTCGTAGCCGATGCCGACGTCGAAGCCGAACTGCGGCCCGTCGAAGTCGTGCCACCCCACGTGCGCGGAGAGCCACAGGCCACCCGCCACGCTGCCTCCGCCCGTGGCGTAGCCGGAGCTGTCTTCGAGCACGCGGTAGCGGATGCCGGCCAGAACGGCCCGGTAGCTGGGAGAGCCGTCGAGCGTGCCCGGGAACGGCTTGTTGAAGCGCCCCATGCCGAACAGCACCTCGAGCGCGATGGGCTGGGCCAGCACCAGGTCTGCGCCCAGGTAGCCCGCGCCGCCGCCCGCGCCGATTCCGTCACCGGGGCGCGTGTCCCCCGCGACCACCAGACCCCCGCCGATGTCGAGGTGCAGGTTGAAGCGGCCGTGGTCTGCCCGTGCGGGCGCGGCCACCCCCAGCGCAGCGAGCGCGATGACGAGCACCAGCGCCTTCGCCGGATACGCGCGAGGCAAGGATGGGATACGGCTGATGTCCACCTTCATCGGAGTACAAGTAGCACGACCGGCGCACGGCTCACCAGATTCGGGCACGCATGCCCGCGGCGCGGGTTTGACGTGGGCGCGCGTGGAGACGACCATGCGCCGCGTGAGTTCCGCCGCCGAGCTGCCCGTCCCCGCCGACACCACCGCGTCTGCCCGCCGCGGGCGTGCGCGGGCCTTCATCGTGGTCGTGGTGCTGGCGCAGCTGCTGATCCCGCTGACGTACTACCTGCGCGACGACCCGTACGACGAGCGCTTCGCATGGCGCATGTTCTCGGGGGTGCGGCTCCAGGAGTGCGAGCTGGGCGTGTTCGAGACACGCGGCGGGAGCGAAGTGGGCGTGAACCCGTATCAGGTGGTGCCCGCCGGCTGGGTGGAGGGGCTCAAGCGCAACCGCCGCCGTGTGGTGGAGCGCTACCTGACGCTGCGCTGCGAGCGCGAGGGCACGACCCACGTGCGCGTCGAGAACCGCTGCGTGGAAGTGGACGGCACGCCGCTGCCCCCCATCGAGGTGGCGCGCGACTGTGCCGGTGGGGAGACCTCCCCGTGAGCGCGCCCAGCACACCGAGCGGCGCCTTCGACCGCTACTTCTTCGGGCCCGTGGACCTGCTGCGGCCCTACCTGCTGACGCGCGCGCTGCTGGCGTTGCTGGCGTTCGACTGCTGGCTCGAACTGGTGCCGCACGGCGCGCGCTACGGCGTGGGTGGCTTCAACGTGGCGCACTTCGCGTTCCTCGACGCGCTCTTGCCGCTGCCTACGGCCCCACTCTACGTGGGCAGCGTGCTGCTGGCGGGTTGGCTGGCGCTCACCATGGCGCTGGTGGGCCCCACGCGTGTGGGCATGGCCGCGCTGACCACGCTCTACACGCTGGCTTGGTCGAGCAGCCTCCTCGACACCTACCAGCACCACTACCTGCTCTCGCTGCTGCTGCTCGCCATGACGTGCTTCCCGTCCATCACGCTCCGAGACGCGCTCGGCGGCAGCCTGCACGACGACCCGGACGACCCGAGCGCGCGAGTCCCGCACGAGAGCTGGGGGTTCGTGTCGTTCTGCGTGAGCTGCGCCATCGTCTACTTCTACACGGCGGTGACCAAGACCAACGCGGACTGGCGTGACGGCCACGCGATCGCGCGCTTGGCCGGCCACACCGACGCTGCGCGCTCCATGCTGGCGTTCGCGGCCGAGCACGACGTCACCCCTGCGGTCTTCTGGAGCGGGTTCGCGAAGAGCGCCATCGCCATTCAGCTGGTCATCGCGGTGGGCTTCGTGTTGGCGCCGGTGTTCGACCGCTTGCCGCGCGTGCGCGCGCGCCGCGTGCTGGCCTTCTGGGTGCTGGCCCCGCTGTCGTTCCATGCCGGCGCAGCGCACATGGACCTCAAAATCGGGTGGTTCACGGAGTACATGCTGCTGGTGGCCAGCATCGTGTTCCTGCCGCGCGAGCTGTTGGCGGGGCTGCTGTACGCGCTCAGCGCGCCGGCACGTGCGCTCGATGCGTGGCTCACGGCGGAGGAGCCCACGCGCGCCTTGATCGTGGCCAGCGCCGTCGTGACCGCAGCGGGTGTGCTGGGCGTCTTCGCGCTGACCGACCTGCCCGGAGGGATGGGCGCCGGGGTGCTGGCCGCGGTCGCCGCCGTCGCGCTCGTGCTCGCGCTGGGGCTGCACGTCCATGGGCACCGCGCGCGCGCGCTGTCCGCTGCGCTCTCGGGGCTGTTGGCGGGGGGCCTCTTGCTGTTGGCGCTGGTGGAGAGCGACGTGCGCTTCGACTACTACCGCAACGCGGGCGGCGACGCGCGCCGGCTCGCCTCGGCGGAGCAACCGCAGCTCTACCTGGACGCGCTCGAGCACTACACCAAGGCCAAGCGCTACTACCCGCCGGCCTACCGCGAATTCTGGATGGACTGGGATCGCGACGCGGCCGCCCGGGTGGCCCGTGGCGAGGCCCCGCCCGACGAGCAACGCGCGCATGCCAGCGGTGCGCCGCCGCGAAACCGTGACCGCCAGCTGGCCGAGCTCGAGAGCACGGTGGAGGACCTGCGCTCGCGCGGCCTGCTCCCACCCGACGAGGGGAGCCGTCCATAACGTCGCGGCTGGCGGTGATCGCGACGGCGTTCCTCCCTGATTGGAATGACCCTCGACACTCGGGGGAATGTTCGATACCAATTGGTCATGTTTTTCATCCGACGTCGTGGGTTTGGTCCGCTCGAGTGCCTCGGCTTGCTGCTCGCGCTCACTCCTGGGTGTGGTAGCGGTGGCTCGAACCTGGGTGGCGACGCCTCCACCGACGGTGCGCTGCCGGACCTGAGCATCGGCGACCAGGGCATGTGCCAGCCCGGCCCGGTCACCACCGCCACGGTCAACCCCTCGCCGCCGGGCGCCAGCACCACACCCGCAACCCTCTTCGACGGGCGCTGTGGCGCCGCCGTGGGTCAGCTCTTCCCGCCCTCGGCGCCGTGGAACCAGTCGGTGCGCGAGACCTGTGTGGACCCCCGCTCGAACACCATCATCCAGTACCTCGCGGCGGTGGTGGACGGCTCTCAGACCTTCCGCATCGACCTGGGCGACTCGGACAACGACTACGGCTTCCAGCCCCTGGCCGCCGACGCCAGCACCACCACGTACGGCTTTGCGCCCACCGACGAGTTCTACAGCCCGCACTGCGACGAGGTGCCCATCCCGGTGCCCAGCACGGGGCGCTTGGAAGGCGAGGCCAACTACACCTGCGCGGGCGACGGCGACTGCCACCTGACCGTGCTGGAGACCGAGGGCTGCGAGCTGTTCGAGATGTGGCGCGCCAACGACGTGCTGGGCACCTTCGAGGGCGGCTGCCTGGCGGTCTGGGACGCCACCACCCTGCCGAGCGACCTGCGCGGCCTGAGCTGCACCAGCGCCGACGCCGCGGGCCTGCCAATCGTGCCCATGCTGGTCACGCCGCTCCAGGTGAGGTCGGGCACCATCCGCCACGCGCTGCGCTTCATCCTGCCGAACGAGGCTGTGCAGCGCTTCGTCTACGTGCGCCCGGCCACTCACAACCCGCTGACGGTGGAGCGCCATGGCCAGCCCACCAGCGGCCCACAAGGCACCATGCCGCCACCCTACGGCGTACGGCTGCGCCTGCGGGCAGACTTCGACACCAGCGGCCTGTCCCCCGGTGCGCAGGCCATGGCCGAGGCGCTCAAGGAGTACGGCATGTTCCACGCGGACGGCGGAAACGTGACCTTCATCGCCAGCAACGACGTGTACGCCGGAGCCTCGTGGGGGGACGCGGACATCGACCTGGGCCCCGACGACCTGCGCGACGCGGGCATGGCCTGGACCGACTTCGCGGTGGTGAGCGATCTCGACGACGTGGAGTCCATGGAGGACGTGGAGTGTTCGCGGACGCCCCGCATGGAGCTGCCCTGACGCGAGACTTCGGGCGTGCTTCCGGGGCGGACCTGTGTTAGCCCATGGCGCATGGAGCCGACAAAGCACTCTGACGACACCGCCATGCTCTACTTCCTGTGGATCCCCGTGTCCCACGTGATCATCTGGGGAATCACGGTGTACCTCGGCACGCAGGTCTGGTGAGCGCGGTGGCGGGGCTGTGAGGCGCTCGCTGGGCGCGCTCGTGGTGGGGCTCCTCGTGAGCACCTCCGGGGCGACCAGCACCGCGCGCGCTCATGGAGACCCCGCCGGTGTGGTGGCCTCGCCCAGCGCGCCCGCGCCGCGACTGCCCGCGCGTCGTAGCCAGCCGGGCGACCAAGCTGCTGCCGAAGCGCAGCCCGAGCTGGACGTGAGTGGGTTTGGTGAACCCGCCAACGCGCCGCCCGAGCCAGAGCCGGTGACGCCAGGGGGCCGTGCCGTTGCGCTGGCCGAGCCGAGCCCACCGACCACGGCGTCTCCACCCGGGTCTCCCGAGCCGCCCTCCGCAGGCGAGGCCGAGCCCACGCCGCAGGGCAGCGGGCTGAGCGCCGCCTCACGAGCGCAGTCGGTGAACCCCACCGCCGAGGGGCTGTCCTGGGAGGTGCCGGTCTCCTTCGCGCAGAGCTACAACCTGCGCGGGTTCCGGCGCGACTCGCAGCTGACCTACGACCCCACCTACACGTGGACGCTGAGCGTGAGCCCGCGCTGGAACGTACGTGAGCGCGTGTCGCTGGGTGCGCGCCAGGACATGACGCTCGAGCTCACCGAGTCGGACATCACCAGCCGGCAGCGTCAGGTGTGGCTCGACGACACGCGCCTCGACGTGCGCTACACGATGGAGGCACGCCCGAGGGACGTCACGCTCACGTGGCTGGGTTTGCTGCGCCTGCCCACCTCGTTGGTGTCACAGGGTGCGAAGCGCTCGGTCAACCTGGGCGGTGGGCTCCTGGCCATCCGTCCGGTGGACGTGCTCTCGGGGCTGGTCTTCTATGGGCTGGTCACCTACCGCGCCTGGCTGTCGAGCAGTGACGTGGTGCGCACCCGCCGGCGGGACGCCTACGCGTGCGATCTCAGCGGCGTGGGCAGCACCAGCGCGTGCGAGCAGGCTGGCGGCGTCACCACCACCATCGGCACGCTGTCGCTCGTGGGGCAGGCGCTGCTGATCCCGAAGCCGCGCTGGACGCTCACGCTGGCGCTCGCACTCGACGTCAGCCACGCGCACCGCCTGTCCGAGGCCTGCGTCACGGTGGACACCAGCCCCGAGCCCGTGTGCTTCGGCGACGCGGCGCGCAACCACATCCGCACGCTCACCGAGTTCAGCGCCAGCGTGGGCTACGACTTTCGCGACTACCTGACGCTCACGTTGGCTTACGTGACGTTGGCCTATCACCCCGACTTCGACGGGGCGCGCGACCACGTGGTGTGGAACGAGCTGACCACGCTGAGCCTCACGCTCTCGTTCCGCCTCGGTGGCTTCGTGGCCGAGAGGCGTGAGCAGCGAGAGGCGGCCAGCGAGCCCTAGAGGCCGCCCGCCTCAGTGGTGGTGGCCGTGGCCGTCACGGCCATGCGCGTGACCGTGCTTCTTCTCGTCCTCGGTGGCCTCACGCATGCCGTCGACCTTCACGCTGAAGTGCAGCGTCACGCCGGCCAGCGGGTGGTTCGCGTCCAGCACCACGGTGCTGCCCTGCAGCTTGGCGATCCACATGGGGAACGAGCGGCCCTGCTCGTCGCGGCTCATGACCTGCATGCCCACGCGCAGATCGGCGCCCGCCGAGAACGCCGAGCGCGGCACCTTCTGCTGCTTGCCGTTGCGCGGGC
The Sandaracinaceae bacterium genome window above contains:
- a CDS encoding sigma 54-interacting transcriptional regulator, coding for MAEKRTVKFDDEGRSRLTVRTIEVGVMDGPDEGVTFVTETDELTIGSAKGNGLVLTDPTVSRYHAELKLSDEGIVVRDHASTNGTFVGPVRIHDAVLPPGTVLRVGRTTLRVGAGKSVDIELLPEDRLGHLLGRSESMRRLMLQVRKVARTEAPSLIVGESGTGKELIASAIHDLGPRTKGPFVTVDCGAMSPNLVASELFGHERGAFTGADRQHIGAFERANGGTIFLDEIGELPPELQPNLLGALERKRFRRVGGRTDIDVDVRIVAATNRDLRAEVNEGRFRLDLYYRLAVVTLRVAPLPRAARRSAAADRALPGGVRAQRAGGRGVRRRAHGQPAGASLARERARAAQPGGGHAGHGRGAPARDLRAARRRRRAQRHAQQREARYGLPAGRAAGARPRVQRGARAGPAGLRGALPQALAREVGRERGQGRARGQDGSLAPVPPLVSA
- a CDS encoding serine/threonine protein kinase — encoded protein: MTSANPRLPRVGELLGERYRIERALARGGMGVVYEALDEGLGRRVAVKVLPPFARADQAHTRFLRECRLTASVHHPNVIPIYDAGFHEERVPYLVMERLEGTTLGKQVKAHGPLSVSGSLRVTVGVCAALEAAHAREVLHRDVKPANVFLTAPPGERVVLFDFGLSLDASRRTRITDQGVVVGTPAYMAPEQVLGRFVDARADVFGAGTVAYRALTGQRHVPDGLREITEVFDAIVHQPIIPPRQHNPRVPEHVEAVVLRALAKSPEQRFQSAQALRVALEEALAEHVARHGSSAQGG
- a CDS encoding OmpA family protein; this encodes MKVDISRIPSLPRAYPAKALVLVIALAALGVAAPARADHGRFNLHLDIGGGLVVAGDTRPGDGIGAGGGAGYLGADLVLAQPIALEVLFGMGRFNKPFPGTLDGSPSYRAVLAGIRYRVLEDSSGYATGGGSVAGGLWLSAHVGWHDFDGPQFGFDVGIGYELSVARPLSLGVFARLTTMMAGNTAGADAILLIGITGSVAIQVYGGPADADRDGLSDSQEASRGTDPNRSDSDGDGILDGVEVDAGYDPLLTDTDHDGLNDGVEDADHDGELDPGESDPLLVDTDGGGVNDLDEATTAGMSSQDPRDDDTDQDGVANPYDRCPETPTDRAVDTTGCPTGRTRTTPIPTPVPATGGPAPIAAVMEFEGIRFATGSARILDESEPTLQQALAVLEGSPTVRVEVAGHTDDQGREATNMRLSQERAQAVHDWLVEHGIDAARLTVRGYGPREPIAPNDTAEGRARNRRIEFRRID
- a CDS encoding HTTM domain-containing protein, with the translated sequence MSAPSTPSGAFDRYFFGPVDLLRPYLLTRALLALLAFDCWLELVPHGARYGVGGFNVAHFAFLDALLPLPTAPLYVGSVLLAGWLALTMALVGPTRVGMAALTTLYTLAWSSSLLDTYQHHYLLSLLLLAMTCFPSITLRDALGGSLHDDPDDPSARVPHESWGFVSFCVSCAIVYFYTAVTKTNADWRDGHAIARLAGHTDAARSMLAFAAEHDVTPAVFWSGFAKSAIAIQLVIAVGFVLAPVFDRLPRVRARRVLAFWVLAPLSFHAGAAHMDLKIGWFTEYMLLVASIVFLPRELLAGLLYALSAPARALDAWLTAEEPTRALIVASAVVTAAGVLGVFALTDLPGGMGAGVLAAVAAVALVLALGLHVHGHRARALSAALSGLLAGGLLLLALVESDVRFDYYRNAGGDARRLASAEQPQLYLDALEHYTKAKRYYPPAYREFWMDWDRDAAARVARGEAPPDEQRAHASGAPPRNRDRQLAELESTVEDLRSRGLLPPDEGSRP
- a CDS encoding peptidylprolyl isomerase; translated protein: MSDTIQNDTVVHLHYVLTDGDGKELDRSHGDEPLTYLHGHGNIVPGLEEALLGKQVGDALDVVVPPEKAYGPRNGKQQKVPRSAFSAGADLRVGMQVMSRDEQGRSFPMWIAKLQGSTVVLDANHPLAGVTLHFSVKVDGMREATEDEKKHGHAHGRDGHGHHH